A single genomic interval of Brevibacillus brevis harbors:
- a CDS encoding Lrp/AsnC family transcriptional regulator, whose amino-acid sequence MDRLKQRELLHLLEEDSRMSAEQIGKMIGEPTEVVEQTITALEAEKVIVKYPALVNWERVDDHPYVNAMIDVKVTPKRDVGFDEVAERICRFPEVKAVYLMSGASYDLSIILEGKTMKEVATFVSQKLSTLDSVVSTATHFILKRYKHDGIELEDRDEDHRMVVTP is encoded by the coding sequence ATGGATCGCTTGAAGCAAAGAGAGCTGTTGCACCTGTTGGAAGAAGACAGTCGCATGAGCGCTGAGCAAATCGGAAAAATGATCGGGGAACCGACCGAGGTTGTTGAACAGACGATTACAGCATTAGAAGCCGAGAAGGTCATTGTCAAATATCCGGCGCTGGTGAACTGGGAGCGTGTGGACGATCATCCGTACGTGAACGCCATGATTGATGTGAAAGTGACGCCGAAACGCGATGTCGGCTTTGATGAAGTGGCGGAGCGAATCTGCCGTTTCCCAGAAGTGAAGGCTGTTTACTTGATGTCTGGTGCAAGCTATGACTTGTCAATTATTTTGGAAGGCAAAACGATGAAAGAAGTAGCTACTTTTGTTTCGCAAAAGCTGTCCACTCTCGATTCGGTGGTCTCAACAGCTACACACTTTATTTTGAAACGTTACAAGCACGATGGCATTGAGCTGGAAGATCGTGACGAAGATCACAGGATGGTGGTTACGCCGTGA
- a CDS encoding aminotransferase, protein MSTQVKVKNRLSSTVQSLKPSGIRRFFDLAASMEGVISLGVGEPDFVTPWRMREASISSLERGHTAYTSNAGMLPLRVEIQKYLEERFSVSYHPETEILVTVGASEAIDIALRAILDPGDEVLVVEPCYVSYEPVIRLAGGVPVFLKTTMENQFKLTPQELESHITARTKAIIFCYPNNPTGGTMTAEEWKTLLPIIEKHDLMVISDEIYAELTYGRMHDSIAALPGMKDRTILISGFSKAFAMTGWRLGYVCASPDLLAGMLKIHQYTMLCAPTMAQMAALEALRHGRSDMERMIESYRQRRNYVVDGFRQIGLTCHEPDGAFYAFPSVASTGLSSSEFAEKLLMEEKVAVVPGDVFGESGQGHIRCSYATSIEQLKKALERMERLMGRMS, encoded by the coding sequence GTGAGTACACAAGTCAAAGTCAAAAACCGTTTATCCAGTACAGTTCAATCGTTGAAGCCATCAGGCATTCGCCGCTTTTTCGATTTGGCAGCATCGATGGAGGGAGTCATTTCTTTAGGTGTAGGGGAGCCTGATTTTGTCACTCCCTGGCGTATGAGAGAAGCTTCGATTTCTTCCCTGGAGCGTGGACATACAGCTTATACATCCAATGCCGGTATGCTGCCATTGCGCGTGGAAATTCAGAAATACCTGGAAGAACGTTTTTCTGTCAGCTATCATCCCGAGACAGAAATTCTCGTGACGGTCGGTGCCAGCGAAGCAATTGATATCGCACTGCGTGCCATTCTCGATCCGGGTGATGAAGTATTGGTCGTGGAGCCTTGCTATGTCTCCTATGAACCAGTCATTCGCTTGGCTGGTGGGGTGCCAGTTTTCCTGAAAACAACGATGGAAAACCAGTTCAAGCTGACACCACAAGAGCTGGAGTCGCACATCACCGCGCGTACAAAAGCAATCATTTTCTGCTATCCAAATAACCCGACCGGGGGGACTATGACGGCTGAAGAGTGGAAAACACTTTTGCCGATCATTGAAAAGCACGACCTCATGGTGATCTCCGATGAAATTTATGCGGAGCTTACCTACGGACGAATGCACGATAGTATCGCGGCTCTGCCAGGGATGAAAGATCGGACGATCCTCATCTCCGGTTTTTCCAAAGCGTTCGCGATGACCGGATGGCGTCTGGGATATGTCTGCGCATCGCCTGATTTACTTGCGGGCATGCTGAAAATCCATCAGTACACCATGCTGTGTGCACCGACGATGGCTCAGATGGCTGCATTGGAAGCCCTGCGTCATGGACGTTCTGATATGGAACGAATGATCGAGAGCTACCGTCAGCGCCGCAATTATGTGGTAGACGGATTCCGTCAAATCGGATTGACTTGCCACGAGCCAGACGGAGCATTCTATGCATTCCCGTCTGTAGCTTCTACAGGACTCAGCTCTTCTGAGTTTGCGGAGAAGCTGCTGATGGAGGAAAAGGTAGCTGTTGTACCTGGAGATGTGTTCGGCGAAAGCGGACAGGGGCATATCCGTTGTTCTTATGCAACATCGATCGAGCAGTTGAAGAAGGCGCTGGAACGTATGGAGCGCTTGATGGGACGAATGTCATAA